Genomic window (Ananas comosus cultivar F153 linkage group 16, ASM154086v1, whole genome shotgun sequence):
GCTAGTTTATTTTTCGAGCTGGGCTTTGGGCTGGGCTGAGCCTCCAACAAACTCGCTCAAGCCCACCCGCTAAGCTCCGAACTCGGActttcttttcttgttctttccaaaaaaaaaaaagaggagccCATCTACTTATCCTATAaggaatcaaatttgattttaactCAATTGAACTATACTTAGCGTATACGAGTTTGTATGTAGGGACAATTAATTTCTGACAAAGTTAGATTACAATTTAAActcacaaaataaaatcataatacTGTATTTAATGATGCAAAGCCACTGGTGATATTTTTTCCCTTGTTTTGTCCATTCAGAAGATTCTTGTACTCTTCAATTTTGGCCTTTTCCTATCTTATCTTATCTTATCAATACCAATACATTAAAGGGATCGACCATTTCTAGCACAAGTGGTAAAGAGTTTAGTAGCTGGTATCCGAgcttccaagttcgaatcctagttgattcatatttacaGCTTTGCCTATCATACATGAAAGgagaatccaaaaaaaaaatatcattaaagcgcgtattttttatttttgcctaCATCATGTGTAAATTTTATCGTATGAACCAACCATcttttttaatagtcgatataacaaaagtaaaatttcatacggtataaaaaaaattatacactgAGTGTATAAGACATGTTCATATACAAcaagtgtaaaattttagcGCACGAGCCaactctattttttaataatctcCTCAAGGAAAGAGGTggggcccactttttttttttctctctctcttactctctctctcacaccctacaccctttttttttctttttttcttttttttttcacacctTTTCTTAATAGTCAATATTATACGGCAGCCACCTCAAATAAAGAGGTGGGGCTAACtccactttttttctctctctctcactctctcccacGCAcactacctttttttttttttttttttNNttttttttttttttttttttttgccttcgccgactgttaaaaaaattgtacaccAAGTATATAAAACATGCACATCTATTGTATAAAATAAAGTTTagctttctatctatctatatccaTACACCCTACACCCTACACCCCTACAatcctattttttaatactcggtataacaaaattaaaatttcatgcgGTGTAAAAAAGTTGTACACTGAATGTACAAGATATGCTCATATATACGTCTTTGACAGTATCAAAGAGAACCTATATATTTTgggttaaaatttatttatatgtataaaaatgCATGTATCGGATTAAAACACACGCAATAAATGAAATAATTAGGAAATATAATCTGATCGAATACTTTGTCATAATAAAAGTAGATTATACATGCATGAAAATTGTGTGTATTCAGTAGTTCGTACAAGAAAACAAAGGAGGACCCTCATATTTCTAGCAAAAAtactctattttttaatagtcgatataaaaaattaaaatttcatacggTATAAAAGAAATTGTACATAAAGTGTATAAAATATGcttatatacaatatataatttgaattcttttttatttttgcctaCACGAAGTGTAAAATTTTACCGCATGAACCaaccttattttttaatagtttcctCAAGCAAAGAGGTggggcccacttttttttttttttctctctctctctctccctacaccccttattttattttattttttctctcaacaccttttttttttttttcctacaccAAGTGTAAAAATAGGATTGGCCCATGCGCTAAACTTTTACACTTGGTGTAGACAAAAATAACaaagaattcaaattataaattatatatgagcATGTCTTATACACTCAGTGTACAACTTTTTTTACAccgtatgaaattttaattttgttaggtgttgagcgaaaaaaaaataaaaaaaggggcgtagggagagagagagagagaagtctatttttaatagttaatataataaaattaaaatttcaatctaATAAGtataatctataatatattaaaaatctagATACGAAGATTAATAGATTTATACCTCTATAATAAAACTTCATAAATAttgtgtaaaaaaaattatacattctGTGTATAAGTAATTCTTACATATTCTTCAATTTGACTTTAACTTAATATAAACTAGTGAAGGACCCGCGCTTGCGGCGGAATGATTtcgtagaaataaatatataaataaaattaataatagtaaaaaaaaagagtcaaaaaattaaataaaaaaataactaaaaaataaacaactattgctctaataaaaatataaaaataaattataagaaagattaaaaaaaataaaggcaaaaatcatactaataagaaattatatataattatatttataattatatatattataattattattataattatatataatttttagaaaaaataatttattgttcttatatttttgcctctattcttcttttatctatcttatcctttaatttttatttttttttaacttttttaatgtttcatttttaaattttctttcttcttttttatatatttttaataatttttttaNTGCGCCAGCCTGCCCGCGCCCCACCACGCGTGcccgcctctccctctcctcttcccgcGCCACGCGGCGCCCCGCCCCGCGCGCCTGCTCGCCGGTAGCACGCTGCGCCCCGCCCCGCGCGCCCGCCTGCCCGCGCCCCGCGTGCCCGCGCCACGCGGCGCCCCGCCACACGCGCTTGCCTACCCGCGCCCCATGCTCGTGCTCGCCGCCGCCCGAGCCTCCGCTCGCCGCCACCTGTCCCAAAACTAAAGATTCATATATACTATAGATAATAAAGTTTAGTTTCGAGTTCTCCTTTCTTGGAGCATTGGCGGGGCCCACCCAGTTTCTCcactcccctctctctcccattactttttcctttctattttttGTCTGCATCACGTCTAAAAATTCTTCCATGaacaaaaagaataattttttaataatttatatgataaactaaaatctaatctaataactgcaatctataatatataaaatatctaaatacaaaattactgaatttttactttaataataaaatttcataaatacaatgtaaaaaaatagttatatatctgattgatttattttttataaatagacaGTTGTTgtgaatcttttattttttgtagtaCGCTAATTTgtgttcttttattattttaattaggtaATACTTTATAGGTCCTAATTAAATCATTATCCTcatccaattttttaatttattaaaatttaataaaattattaatttttagatatttagatgtcaaatatatattcatataaaaaGTATACAAGTGGTAATTTTCTTTCAGAGGAAACAAGTGGTTCATCCGTCCCAATCCATGACGTTCATAATGTTACCAACAGGGTGGAAAAAATCAAACTACTTTATGGTAATATGTAatatttggctttatttttttagaaataaatttagctgaaaatatgattcGAAATTTAGACTTCGGGTATTAAttaaccaccaaatcctttacaACTTGCAGTAGGAACGGTAAgtaatattagaataaaaaatggGCTAGTATTTGatttagtaatttaaatttaacatcttTTAGATTCTTATacttaaagtaaaattaaaatattattaatagcaaaagaaaagtatttgctacCTATATCATAGTTTTTTAATGCATAGAGTTAATTATTTGGCGTGATATGTGCTATTATAAATTGAATGACTACAAAGTTAAcattaaatacttttatttactatcaatagtattataGATGTACTCTTTTATGCATATaattaacaaaaagaaaaattaattacaccaTTTGGCCCAAACATTTgttcttattttgattttagacTTAAGATTTTCTCAGTTAAATTCTTAAactatattatttgttttgattaaGTCCCACTCATCaaaaagtttaataattttgataaaatttgtagtaaatataattttaaaataatatgcaATTCGCATCAAATTTTAGTACAAGATTTTTATTGAAGGACCCAAGAAACGCTTggttacaaaatattttacaaagtcGAGAGTCACAATAGAAATCTCACGATAGAGAACAATAGAAAGACACAACACCGTAGATTATTAATGCTGGTTTATTAGTAATATGTTATAAGACGTGTTTCAATCACTCGCTACGTGCTGGCTTGCTCCCTCCTTCCACTTATTGGCAACTCCCTGCAGCACCTTGTACGAGGACCCGCCCGGCGGCGCGAGTGCCCGCGACGCCGCCTCCTGCAGCTCCTTGGCGCGACGGCGCAGCGCCTTGCCCTTCTCCCCCTGCATCAAttccttcgccgccgccgcgatctcCTCCCTGCCGACGATGCCGTAGGGCTCTCTGGCCCGCGGCCTGATGGTGATTCCGACCGCCTCGGCGAGCAGCACGGCATTCAAGCGCTGCTCAGCGTAGAGCGGGTGCGCGATCATCGGCACGCCATGCACAGTGCTCTCCAGCGTCGAGTTCCACCCGCAGTGCGAGAAGAAGCCGCCGGTCGCGGCGTGGGCCAGCACACTGACCTGCGGCGCCCACGACAGCACCACAAAGCCCACGTCCTTTGTCCGTTCCAAGAAGCCCTCGGGAAGGTACTTCGACGGATCGTCCTTGTTTCCTAAcatcatttataaataaattcattACACTAGTCTTGACCTACTCGATCACATGTAgtctttattattaaattttttaatattcatttctaatagttaaaaaattattatgacaataaaattttttaattttaaacagCAAAAATCGATATATCAAGTCTAACTAACAATTGAGTTCTGCAACCAACTTTGGTCCACCACAGAAATAACTTACATGCTAATTAAATTGGAGTACGACAAATTGTAAAAACTCTATACTAATAAATCAAAACTGTATATATTATAATGCCAGCACATCATCAAATTTTATAGCAATAGTTTAGTACCTGTTGTGATGAAAGCGGTGTTCTTTTCTTTGTCATTGGGACACCTGACAACCCAAAGGAAGCGCTGCCCGCTGGCCTCCAGCCCAAGTGCCATCTCCTGCATCTGCTCCGTCGAGAGGGAGCCGCCACTTCCGAAAGACACGAATAAAACCGAGTCGGCTGGCTGCCGGTCCAGCCACTCCAGGCAGCCCGACTCGTCCGTCTCGTCCGAACCGGACCGGACCATCGGACCCACCAGGTGGACCGGCGGCCTCCCTGCTTCCACTTGCTCCTCCTCTCTGATGGCTTTCAGCACCTCTGGCTCCATCTCCTCAAAGCTGTTCACCAGAATTCCGGCTGCGTCGCTGTACCTGCAAAACCACTCATTACTTCGATAATTCAATTGTATTCGAACTCAGAAtccattattttatttaaaattatgaattattcTAGAAACTTACGTTACTAGAGAACGGTGTTTCTTACTTGCTCATGATCCGGATGAACGGAGCGTACATGGGGTGTGACTTCTTGCGGAAGGGGTCGGGAAAGTCCGTCCCGCGTAAGGTGACGCAGCCGGGCAGGCGGACGGGGTCGGGGAGGTCTTCGAAGTCGACGTCGATGGTCTCGTCGAGCCGGGGCAGGTGCAGCCCGAGGGTGAGCCTCGTAAGGTTGGAAGTGAAAAATATGTAGCCCGGCACGCCGAGCTCCCTCACCAGCGACAGCGTCTCGGATCCGAAAAGGTCACAGacgaaggcggcggcggggttTTGGAAGGAGAGGAAGGCGTCGCGAAGGAGGGGGAGGCATCGGGCGAGGAGGACGCAGAGATGGACTCCGATCGGGGAGTCGGGGGGGAGGTCGGAGAGGGAGATGTAGGGGAGGGAGACGGAGGAGACGGAGTCGGAGGGGAGGGAGGAAAGCAAGGCGGCCTGCGCGGGGGAGTCGAAGTTGGAGAAGGTGAGGAGGGTGGCGGAGAAGCCGTGGTAGGCGGCAAGCCGGACGGCGAAGTCCGCAAGTGGGATCACGTGGCCCATTCCCGGCGACGGGAGCAGGACCACGTGAGGCCGCTGGCTCTCATTCCCCTCGACAGCCATACGATTAATGTGGTAATATTTGTGTGACTGTCGTACAGTGCAGAACAGAGATACGTTTGGAGCTCTCTGCTGTCAGACTATATAAGTTTGAGTTGTGTTGTGTTTGTATTGTGGGCTGAAGATGTTGCAGGAACCTTCTCAAtttaataatacataaatagaataataaattttatttttttgactatttattGCATCTTAGAAAGCAATATGTTACATAAGTCAAAAAGTAACAGACATGGTAGATCAACTtgatcaaattattattattatgtacaaaaattaaaagatgCTAACCTAATTTGTTAGGTAAGATGaatcttataataatataaaattaagcttacttcctaaaataaaatgtaatttGTATGTGCATAATTACTAACGAGCAGTGCGTACATCTTTTTAATATGTTGGTACATCAAAATATTTCTCATTCTATGAACTTCTTTTCAACCAGTATTATTAAAATACTTTCctgaacttttttttgttttgagaaagagatagacaagttacctgcttcattcattgagaGATGTACTAAACGTACAGTATAGAAACAGTTAAGAGTTCCGAGGCAAGCCGAACAGGAAAAAACAGAAATCGGAAAAGACAAAAAACAAATGAAggtaaaaaggataaaaaagatGTTGCATGTAGGGTGATTACAGAGTTTCAGCCCAGGACTTCGTTAGTAGAACAATGCGCTCGAGAGCATGTGTGGCGTTGGGGGTCTTCGAGCGAAAAAATAAGATTGTTCCTTTCCATCCAGACAACACACCAAGTAGCCGTCATGGAGGATAGGGCCTTTAATTTTTGCTTCGTTAGTAGAACAGTGCCctcctaaacttttaatttcagtTGCTAAATCAACCAATTTTATTAATCCTCTtcctcaaataaaattattaattaaataatgatGCTAATTGATAAATTAGCCTCAAATTGCTATAATTACTTTACTTTTGTACCTACGCTTTGGGAACAAATAATATCTTTATTTATGTATACAATTGATGTTTACCTTATTTATCTATAGACACATCAACAATatcaacaaaatatatatatatatatatatatatagagagagagagagagagagagagagagagagagagagagagagagttggactgggctagcaaaattctattgttgctaccagttttttagcctttggattaactcttttcattatttccaactattagattaaatactataacccagtggggaccactcaaccctaaggagaCCGTTCAACTCTAATCGACTAATATCATCTCgatcctacaatttttcatccaaccgttaaaacttgatagcaaaaataacgttttactattaatagtattccagcctaattatatatatatatatatatatattaggcattcaaaatatttttctaaaaaaatattagaaaagatGGATTAAATACCTTACATCCGATTTAGATTTATGACCTTCTATCATAATATGGTGGGCATACAtgttactaattaattagtaattactCTGCCGAATACATTTTGATCCTGTTCCAACTTTGTTTTGTATCTTTCCTCATTTTGTAGTTGATTAATTACCTTATATTCCAATAATTACTTTTCTCCTCCCATTTTGCTCATGTTTTATGTTGGGGTCTAAAAAAGATTCTACGtgttatattaatatatattattgttggaaataataatccaaacttaataaaaatatagttatagataagtttaagtctttatttgattataattaAGAGTTGTAGttatccaaagtaaaattggatttatcatctgttatgatttgatggctatatatagttttttttttttttaagagataggtagcacgctaccctcgtttatttcatttagaaataacttagctggaaatgtgaatcaactaggattcgaacttgggtttcgggtactaaccaccaagccctttgccacttgctctagggacggtcgatgatggctatatatagttacGCATaggttaattagatgaataagtCACAGTAGACATGGCTGCATAGGatgtaattaattactttttattaataaagcattagtttagttatcttcttcctccttcaatatttcttctctatattatttgttctatttcagATTTTGGATTATATAATCGGTATCTGGACAAGTATCgatcccaacaattggtatcagagtaaATCATGCCTCCaataagtggtatcagagccaaaagGTACCATGCGACTTACAAACCAGATGACAGCATATTCGAAAAGAATATAGGTTCAATGTACCGGATAGCTACGTCAAAGATAAGTGACTCATAGTTGATCGAAGAAGGTGACGTTCAGGAAAAACCAAAGTGAAGGAATCGCTTTGAAAAAGTTGGCCTTTGCCCAAACGACAGCAGATGATTGTGACGTTTGACGAAAAGAGAGCGAGGAAAGCCCCTGAAGAGATCTAAGAAGACTTGACCAGATAGCCAGAAGGGCTAGACAAGCTATCCGAAATACAGAAAATTCTGTGAGATATCAATGAACTAAGAATGTTATCCAAACAGAAAGGTACaaatctaaacttatttttcagattttcaagTTTCGTTATAGATTTAGATAATTGGTTTATTCAACCGAATC
Coding sequences:
- the LOC109722252 gene encoding hydroquinone glucosyltransferase-like, yielding MAVEGNESQRPHVVLLPSPGMGHVIPLADFAVRLAAYHGFSATLLTFSNFDSPAQAALLSSLPSDSVSSVSLPYISLSDLPPDSPIGVHLCVLLARCLPLLRDAFLSFQNPAAAFVCDLFGSETLSLVRELGVPGYIFFTSNLTRLTLGLHLPRLDETIDVDFEDLPDPVRLPGCVTLRGTDFPDPFRKKSHPMYAPFIRIMSKYSDAAGILVNSFEEMEPEVLKAIREEEQVEAGRPPVHLVGPMVRSGSDETDESGCLEWLDRQPADSVLFVSFGSGGSLSTEQMQEMALGLEASGQRFLWVVRCPNDKEKNTAFITTGNKDDPSKYLPEGFLERTKDVGFVVLSWAPQVSVLAHAATGGFFSHCGWNSTLESTVHGVPMIAHPLYAEQRLNAVLLAEAVGITIRPRAREPYGIVGREEIAAAAKELMQGEKGKALRRRAKELQEAASRALAPPGGSSYKVLQGVANKWKEGASQHVASD